Proteins encoded together in one Triticum dicoccoides isolate Atlit2015 ecotype Zavitan chromosome 7B, WEW_v2.0, whole genome shotgun sequence window:
- the LOC119335749 gene encoding purine-uracil permease NCS1-like, which translates to MAAVSMALSRALAARHSAHHLQLHHLLAVSTSPPRLPLLPRGPPAGIAPLHLTRGGGTARRIMPVCPRLGSGGSDDLAPTPKSERTMTGFDLASLWVGLVVGVPAYYLAGSLVDLGMSAIQGVATVTLANLIVLATLVLTAAPAVTHGLPFPVLARAAFGVHGAHVPAVVRAVIGCGWFGIESWIGGRAIFLLLPAWLKTHAPLLKPVPGLGASPLEIACLLVFSAAQLVVIMRGMDGIRKLEKYAAPVLVALTSALLAWAYVSAGGFGPILSLPPRLVGGDFWQLFFPALTANISFWSTVSINIPDFARYARSQTDQVLGQIGLPLFMGMFTFAGLAITSSTEAIFGQVISDPIELLSRIGGPATRVLAIFGITLAIITTNIAANVVAPANTLVALAPQTFTFAKGALATALLGIALQPWRLLGSSESFVFTWLLGNAALMGPIGGVVLADHYIVRRTALDVDALYSEEADSAYYFQGGFNVAAMVAMAAGFAAVMPGFLHKVGVLPTMSKALVVAYDNAWFVSFFIAGAVYSLLRLRRGVEVKRQYSRATSYSY; encoded by the coding sequence ATGGCCGCCGTGTCCATGGCCCTGTCCCGAGCGCTCGCCGCACGGCATTCCGCTCACCACCTGCAGCTGCACCACCTCCTCGCCGTCTCCACCTCGCCGCCGCGGCTGCCTCTGCTCCCGCGTGGGCCGCCAGCCGGGATCGCGCCTCTGCACCTCACTCGCGGCGGCGGCACGGCCAGGAGGATCATGCCCGTGTGCCCCAGGCTTGGGTCGGGTGGATCGGACGACCTGGCCCCGACGCCCAAGTCGGAACGCACCATGACGGGCTTCGACCTGGCCAGCCTCTGGGTGGGCCTCGTCGTCGGCGTGCCGGCCTACTACCTCGCCGGCAGCCTCGTCGACCTCGGCATGTCGGCGATCCAGGGCGTAGCCACCGTCACGCTCGCCAACCTCATCGTGCTCGCCACGCTCGTGCTCACGGCCGCGCCGGCCGTCACGCACGGGCTGCCGTTCCCGGTGCTCGCGCGCGCCGCCTTCGGGGTTCACGGCGCGCACGTCCCGGCTGTCGTCCGCGCGGTCATCGGCTGCGGGTGGTTCGGGATCGAGTCGTGGATCGGCGGCAGAGCCATCTTCCTCCTCCTGCCGGCGTGGCTCAAGACCCACGCGCCGCTGCTGAAGCCGGTGCCCGGCCTCGGGGCCTCGCCGCTCGAGATCGCGTGCCTCCTCGTCTTCTCGGCCGCGCAGCTCGTTGTCATCATGCGCGGTATGGACGGCATCCGCAAGCTTGAGAAGTACGCAGCACCGGTGCTCGTGGCGCTCACCTCCGCGTTGCTGGCCTGGGCCTACGTCTCTGCCGGCGGCTTCGGGCCCATCCTCTCGCTTCCGCCGCGGCTGGTCGGCGGCGACTTCTGGCAGCTCTTCTTCCCGGCGCTCACCGCCAACATCAGTTTCTGGTCGACGGTGTCCATCAACATCCCGGATTTCGCGCGGTACGCCCGGAGCCAGACGGACCAGGTGCTCGGACAGATCGGGCTGCCGCTGTTCATGGGCATGTTCACCTTCGCCGGCCTCGCCATAACCTCCTCCACCGAGGCCATCTTCGGTCAGGTCATCTCCGACCCCATCGAGCTTCTCAGCCGCATCGGCGGGCCCGCCACCAGGGTCCTCGCCATCTTCGGCATCACCCTCGCCATCATCACCACCAACATCGCCGCCAATGTCGTCGCGCCGGCGAACACCCTCGTCGCGCTCGCGCCGCAGACATTTacattcgccaagggcgcgctcgccaCGGCGCTGCTCGGCATCGCCTTGCAGCCGTGGCGGCTGCTCGGCTCCAGCGAGAGCTTCGTCTTCACCTGGCTGCTGGGAAATGCGGCGCTCATGGGGCCCATCGGAGGCGTCGTGCTCGCCGATCACTATATAGTGCGGCGTACCGCGTTGGACGTCGACGCGCTCTACTCGGAGGAAGCCGACAGCGCGTACTACTTCCAGGGCGGCTTCAACGTTGCCGCGATGGTGGCGATGGCGGCAGGATTCGCCGCCGTCATGCCGGGGTTCTTGCACAAGGTCGGGGTGCTGCCGACAATGTCCAAGGCACTCGTCGTGGCCTATGACAATGCCTGGTTCGTCAGTTTCTTCATCGCCGGCGCCGTCTACTCCCTGCTGCGTCTCCGGAGAGGGGTTGAAGTGAAACGACAGTACAGTCGTGCCACTTCATACTCCTACTAG